From one Holophagales bacterium genomic stretch:
- the tssC gene encoding type VI secretion system contractile sheath large subunit — protein sequence MSNAPERGKAESIVREQAGEGDLLSKILEEGRLVQHESQAQGARDMIAEFVQQAMQGQMVLSRNLETSLQARIAEIDRLLSAQLNEIMHAEPYQRLEASWRGLHHLVYESETGVMLKIRVLNVSKKDLLKDLERAAEFDQSAVFKKVYEEEYGTFGGQPFGALIGDYYFSNHPQDQLLLEKMAQVAAAANAPFIAAPAPQLFGWESFQEMTEVRDLAKIFDRTEYAKWRSFRDSEDSRYVGLAMPRTLMRLPYGKETVPTETFNFEEDVDGKDHNKYLWGNAAYSFGTRLTEAFAMYGWCVAIRGVEGGGLVQGLPVHTFQTDEGDVALKCPTEIAITDRREKELSDLGFLPLVHCKNTDYAAFFGGQSCQKAKKYDLDSANANARLSTMLPHIFAVSRFAHYLKAMMRDKVGSFMTRKDCEYFLNQWIAGYITTDDTASQATRAQYPLREAKIEVAEIPGKPGAYRAVAFLRPHFQLDELQVSLRLVADLPSSARK from the coding sequence GTGAGTAACGCCCCCGAACGCGGCAAGGCCGAATCGATCGTCCGAGAGCAGGCCGGCGAGGGCGACCTCCTCAGCAAGATCCTCGAGGAGGGCCGGCTCGTCCAGCACGAGAGCCAGGCGCAGGGCGCTCGGGACATGATCGCCGAATTCGTCCAGCAGGCGATGCAGGGCCAGATGGTCCTGTCGCGCAACCTGGAGACCTCCCTGCAGGCGCGCATCGCCGAGATCGACCGCCTGCTGTCGGCCCAGCTGAACGAGATCATGCACGCAGAGCCCTACCAGCGGCTCGAGGCGTCGTGGCGCGGCCTCCATCATCTCGTCTACGAGAGCGAAACGGGCGTCATGCTCAAGATCCGGGTCCTGAACGTCTCGAAGAAGGACCTTCTGAAGGACCTCGAAAGGGCGGCGGAGTTCGACCAGTCGGCGGTCTTCAAGAAGGTCTACGAGGAGGAGTACGGGACGTTCGGCGGCCAGCCGTTCGGCGCCCTCATCGGCGACTACTACTTCTCGAACCACCCGCAGGACCAGCTCCTCCTCGAGAAGATGGCCCAGGTCGCCGCGGCGGCGAACGCCCCGTTCATCGCGGCCCCTGCGCCGCAGCTCTTCGGGTGGGAGAGCTTCCAGGAAATGACAGAGGTTCGCGACCTCGCGAAGATCTTCGACCGGACCGAGTACGCCAAGTGGCGCTCCTTCCGCGACTCGGAGGACTCGCGCTACGTCGGCCTCGCGATGCCGCGGACCCTGATGCGCCTGCCGTACGGCAAGGAGACCGTTCCGACCGAGACGTTCAACTTCGAGGAGGACGTCGACGGGAAGGACCACAACAAGTACCTCTGGGGGAACGCGGCCTATTCCTTCGGGACCCGCCTCACCGAGGCGTTCGCGATGTACGGCTGGTGCGTCGCGATCCGCGGCGTGGAGGGCGGCGGCCTCGTCCAGGGGCTTCCGGTCCACACGTTCCAGACCGACGAAGGGGACGTCGCCCTGAAGTGCCCGACGGAGATCGCCATCACCGACCGGCGCGAGAAGGAGCTCTCCGACCTCGGCTTCCTGCCGCTCGTCCACTGCAAGAACACCGACTACGCGGCCTTCTTCGGCGGCCAGTCGTGCCAGAAGGCGAAGAAGTACGACCTCGACTCGGCGAACGCGAACGCGCGTCTCTCGACGATGCTGCCGCACATCTTCGCCGTCTCGCGTTTCGCGCACTACCTGAAGGCGATGATGCGCGACAAGGTCGGCAGCTTCATGACGCGCAAGGACTGCGAGTACTTCCTCAACCAGTGGATCGCCGGATACATCACCACCGACGACACGGCGTCCCAGGCGACGAGGGCGCAGTACCCCCTGCGCGAGGCGAAGATCGAGGTCGCCGAGATCCCGGGGAAGCCCGGCGCCTACCGCGCCGTCGCGTTCCTGAGGCCTCACTTCCAGCTCGACGAGCTGCAGGTCTCGCTGCGCCTCGTGGCCGACCTGCCGTCCTCGGCCCGAAAGTAG
- the tssB gene encoding type VI secretion system contractile sheath small subunit, whose product MVKKESVQQKLKRVRPPRVQITYDVEIGGAIELKELPFVVGVLGDFSGQPDQPLPRMKDRKITEIDRDNFDQVLAGMAPRVAMSVENKLTGDGGKMGVDLRFKALDDFEPDKIVQQVDPLRKLVEARQRLSDLLSKADGNDKLEKMLNDVLQNAGSQQQLANELGLSPEGPKKGDDSE is encoded by the coding sequence ATGGTGAAGAAAGAAAGCGTCCAGCAGAAGCTCAAGAGGGTCCGCCCTCCGCGAGTCCAGATCACGTACGACGTAGAGATCGGCGGCGCCATCGAGCTGAAGGAGCTCCCGTTCGTCGTCGGCGTTCTCGGCGACTTCTCGGGCCAGCCCGATCAGCCCCTCCCGCGCATGAAGGACCGGAAGATCACCGAGATCGACCGGGACAATTTCGACCAGGTCCTCGCGGGGATGGCCCCGCGCGTCGCGATGTCGGTCGAGAACAAGCTCACGGGCGACGGCGGCAAGATGGGCGTCGACCTGCGCTTCAAGGCGCTGGACGACTTCGAGCCGGACAAGATCGTCCAGCAGGTGGACCCGCTGAGAAAGCTCGTCGAGGCCCGTCAGCGGCTGTCGGACCTCCTGTCCAAGGCGGACGGGAACGACAAGCTCGAGAAGATGCTGAACGACGTCCTCCAGAACGCGGGGAGCCAGCAGCAGCTGGCCAACGAGCTCGGCCTGTCACCCGAGGGGCCCAAGAAGGGGGACGACAGTGAGTAA
- the tssA gene encoding type VI secretion system protein TssA, with translation MSSEAPLLDLDRLLAPISTDRPSGESLQYSGLFDEIREARRADDVLEQGDWKRELKVADWDETVALATDALLAKTKDLQVAAWLAEGLTMLHGFAGCRDGLRVMKGFHADFWDTCYPEIDEGDMEGRANVLAFFDRQVALALRKAPLTRAPGMNFSWLEWSESRPFDIPDTAGGALDPDAQARLAELKRQAAGENKTSGEDFRKAKAGTPKVFYEDASKALAQCWDEYQGLDRLMDEKFGRQTPGLAELKQSIEEVRRLIDGILKEKKALEPDAPTGSGAAADAEGGEGGAAVVYRVAGASGPIRGRGEALARLGEVAEFFRQTEPHSPVSYLVQRAITWGQMPLESWLRDVIKDPNVLDQIKEVLGIRPESE, from the coding sequence ATGTCGTCGGAGGCTCCGCTCCTCGACCTCGATCGGCTGCTCGCTCCGATCTCTACTGACCGTCCGTCGGGCGAGAGCCTGCAGTACTCCGGTCTCTTCGACGAGATCCGGGAGGCCCGCCGTGCCGACGACGTCCTCGAGCAGGGCGACTGGAAGCGCGAGCTGAAGGTCGCCGACTGGGACGAGACCGTGGCGCTCGCGACCGACGCGCTTCTCGCGAAGACGAAGGACCTGCAGGTCGCGGCGTGGCTCGCCGAGGGACTCACGATGCTCCACGGCTTCGCCGGATGCCGCGACGGGCTGAGGGTCATGAAGGGCTTCCACGCCGATTTCTGGGATACCTGCTACCCGGAGATCGACGAGGGCGACATGGAGGGGCGGGCGAACGTCCTCGCCTTCTTCGACAGGCAGGTCGCGCTCGCGCTGCGCAAGGCGCCGCTCACGCGTGCCCCCGGGATGAACTTCTCGTGGCTCGAGTGGAGCGAGTCGCGGCCGTTCGACATTCCCGACACGGCTGGGGGAGCGCTCGACCCGGATGCTCAGGCCCGGCTCGCCGAGCTGAAGCGGCAAGCCGCGGGTGAGAACAAGACGAGCGGAGAGGACTTCCGCAAGGCGAAGGCCGGCACGCCAAAGGTCTTCTACGAGGACGCATCGAAGGCGCTCGCGCAGTGCTGGGACGAGTACCAGGGCCTCGACCGGCTCATGGACGAGAAGTTCGGCCGCCAGACTCCGGGACTCGCCGAGCTGAAGCAGTCGATCGAAGAGGTCCGGCGCCTCATCGACGGGATCCTCAAGGAGAAGAAGGCGCTGGAGCCCGATGCCCCGACAGGGTCCGGGGCGGCCGCGGACGCCGAGGGCGGCGAGGGCGGGGCCGCCGTGGTCTACCGTGTGGCCGGTGCGTCCGGACCGATCCGGGGCAGGGGCGAGGCCCTCGCGCGGCTCGGCGAGGTCGCGGAGTTCTTCCGGCAGACCGAGCCCCACAGCCCCGTGTCGTACCTCGTCCAGCGGGCGATCACGTGGGGCCAGATGCCGCTGGAGAGCTGGCTTCGGGACGTGATCAAGGACCCGAACGTCCTCGACCAGATCAAGGAAGTCCTCGGAATCCGTCCGGAGAGCGAGTGA
- a CDS encoding SciE type virulence protein gives MPTPKELFDAGRLDAAIEALTQEVREAPADPQKRTFLFELLSFAGDWDRAEKQILAAVGADAQSQMAAAVYRGLLQAERDRARVFAGKARPHFLRSVPGYVEKGLAALGHVGEGRIAEARALLDEAEEERPPLSGRRGETPFADLRDFDDLCGAVVEVVFQGKYTWFPLEQARSLEPTPPKKLRDLIWPGARITADDGTTGDVFLFALYPGSSSHSDDLIRLGRMTDWKNLSEDLQTGLGLRTFLVDDEDVSIFELGSVDFDPLEAEPS, from the coding sequence ATGCCGACACCCAAGGAGCTCTTCGACGCGGGAAGGCTCGACGCCGCCATCGAGGCCCTGACCCAGGAAGTCCGCGAAGCGCCCGCAGACCCGCAGAAGCGAACGTTCCTGTTCGAGCTGCTGTCCTTCGCCGGCGATTGGGACCGGGCCGAGAAGCAGATCCTCGCCGCCGTCGGGGCCGATGCCCAGTCCCAGATGGCGGCCGCGGTCTATCGCGGCCTCCTCCAGGCGGAGCGGGATCGAGCCCGGGTCTTCGCCGGCAAGGCGAGGCCCCACTTCCTTCGTTCGGTTCCCGGCTACGTCGAGAAGGGGCTCGCCGCATTGGGCCACGTCGGAGAGGGGAGGATCGCCGAGGCGCGGGCCCTGCTCGACGAGGCCGAAGAAGAGCGCCCGCCCTTGTCCGGACGGCGGGGAGAGACCCCCTTCGCCGACCTGCGGGATTTCGACGATCTCTGCGGTGCCGTCGTCGAGGTGGTCTTCCAGGGGAAATACACGTGGTTCCCGCTGGAACAGGCCAGGAGCCTCGAGCCGACCCCCCCCAAGAAGCTGCGGGACCTGATCTGGCCCGGAGCGCGCATCACGGCCGATGACGGTACGACGGGCGACGTCTTCCTCTTCGCCCTCTATCCCGGGTCATCCTCCCATTCGGACGACCTCATCCGGCTGGGCCGGATGACCGACTGGAAGAACCTGTCCGAAGACCTCCAGACGGGCCTCGGACTGAGGACCTTCCTCGTGGACGACGAGGACGTCAGCATCTTCGAGCTCGGCTCCGTCGACTTCGACCCGCTCGAGGCCGAGCCGAGCTGA
- a CDS encoding type VI secretion system tube protein Hcp, which translates to MSQADYYLKIDGAPGESGDSKHPNEIECLSFDFGVTQTGSSSYGKGLGAGKVSMQDFRFVMKACKAGPKLLLMCATGEHIPKAVLSCRKAGKEQQDYLVYTFTDLMLSSYNEGGAGGSDPIPIQSVSFNFSKIEMEYKEQTAQGTLAGTVKTSFDLKANKGA; encoded by the coding sequence ATGTCACAGGCTGACTACTATCTGAAGATCGACGGGGCTCCCGGGGAGTCGGGAGACAGCAAGCACCCGAACGAGATCGAGTGCCTCTCGTTTGACTTCGGCGTTACCCAGACGGGATCGTCGTCGTACGGCAAGGGTCTCGGCGCGGGAAAGGTCTCGATGCAGGACTTCAGGTTCGTGATGAAGGCCTGCAAGGCCGGCCCGAAGCTCCTCCTGATGTGCGCGACCGGTGAGCACATCCCGAAGGCCGTCCTGAGCTGCCGCAAGGCCGGAAAGGAGCAGCAGGATTACCTCGTCTACACCTTCACCGACCTCATGCTCTCCTCGTACAACGAGGGAGGAGCGGGCGGCTCGGATCCGATTCCGATCCAGTCGGTCTCCTTCAACTTCTCGAAGATAGAGATGGAGTACAAGGAGCAGACCGCCCAGGGCACGCTCGCTGGCACGGTGAAGACCTCCTTCGATCTCAAGGCGAACAAGGGCGCCTGA
- the tagF gene encoding type VI secretion system-associated protein TagF yields MAAWSLFSKLKDGISGADGPPKLETYPLHLYGKLPIYKDFISSGFTEEGSKDFRDWLGNGFSRRWSLLEEYKGVEIPLHTFLFALPGGKRSVAGALWGSHDEGGLRQFPFTLFAVVPQGKAVADPFVALSYLDVFEERAAYIRRNFRQGRTVSAFYESFRGARIEVAVKKPAKIAEGVEKEARGVTLGDFAESLLGSTALADWPRFIARVKAACASPGGAGAVRLPLGNLLPAELQVQTWLSWLSRDGAFEGAAPVGSLVSRAGGRSRAVLFFRDLRPEDFLLLHPDGTDYEFVEETAVAPGAGGEPGAPEGDASEPPAAPPSQPGWNEPLTAFLHPEKGEA; encoded by the coding sequence GTGGCAGCGTGGAGTCTCTTCTCGAAGCTGAAGGACGGTATCTCGGGGGCCGACGGGCCTCCGAAGCTGGAGACGTACCCGCTCCACCTCTACGGAAAGCTTCCCATCTACAAGGATTTCATCTCCTCCGGCTTCACGGAGGAGGGCTCGAAGGACTTCCGGGACTGGCTCGGGAACGGCTTCAGCCGCCGCTGGTCCCTTCTCGAGGAGTACAAGGGTGTCGAGATCCCGCTTCACACATTTCTCTTCGCCCTTCCCGGTGGAAAGCGCTCCGTCGCCGGAGCTCTGTGGGGGAGCCACGACGAGGGAGGTCTCCGCCAGTTCCCCTTCACGCTCTTCGCCGTCGTCCCGCAGGGGAAGGCCGTCGCCGACCCGTTCGTCGCGCTGTCGTACCTCGACGTCTTCGAGGAGCGGGCCGCCTACATTCGCCGGAATTTCCGGCAGGGCCGCACGGTCTCGGCGTTCTACGAGAGCTTCCGGGGGGCTCGGATCGAAGTGGCGGTGAAGAAACCCGCGAAGATCGCGGAAGGCGTGGAGAAGGAGGCCCGGGGTGTCACCCTCGGGGACTTCGCCGAATCGCTCCTCGGTTCGACGGCGCTGGCCGATTGGCCACGGTTCATCGCGAGGGTGAAGGCGGCCTGCGCGAGCCCCGGGGGCGCAGGAGCCGTCCGCCTGCCTCTCGGCAACCTCCTTCCGGCCGAGTTGCAGGTGCAGACCTGGCTTTCCTGGCTGTCCAGGGACGGCGCCTTCGAAGGAGCCGCCCCGGTCGGAAGCCTCGTGTCGCGGGCGGGAGGCCGTTCCCGTGCCGTTCTCTTCTTCAGGGACCTGCGGCCGGAGGATTTCCTCCTGCTTCACCCGGACGGTACCGACTACGAGTTCGTCGAGGAGACGGCCGTCGCCCCCGGCGCGGGAGGTGAGCCCGGAGCTCCCGAAGGGGATGCCTCGGAGCCTCCCGCGGCCCCTCCGTCGCAGCCCGGCTGGAACGAGCCGCTCACGGCCTTCCTGCACCCTGAGAAGGGGGAGGCGTGA
- a CDS encoding DotU family type IV/VI secretion system protein produces the protein MDYTTELFKVAAKEFLFLSSFRQKVRKGVRADIEDAAADLDEIFREQASAVRQDPRLQALYDQARYPLVVLADEILIHSGWEFARDWQDRLLEEKYFRSNIGGDQYFAIAKELRPEDVELASIVYAGLALGFRGKYRERPEKLAEVRKNTYRLLSEYLASQSDKITPEAYTVMATAGKRLNPVVTLGRVAIVSFGVLIGFWLLTFLSWAALVGEIRNVADKLGVL, from the coding sequence ATGGACTACACGACCGAGCTGTTCAAGGTCGCGGCGAAGGAATTTCTCTTCCTGTCGTCGTTCCGCCAGAAGGTGAGGAAGGGAGTTCGGGCCGACATCGAGGATGCCGCGGCCGACCTCGACGAGATCTTCCGCGAGCAGGCGTCGGCGGTGCGGCAAGACCCGCGCCTCCAGGCCCTGTACGACCAGGCCCGCTACCCGCTCGTCGTCCTCGCCGACGAGATCCTCATCCACTCGGGCTGGGAGTTCGCGCGGGACTGGCAGGACCGGCTCCTCGAGGAGAAGTACTTCCGCTCGAACATCGGGGGCGACCAGTATTTCGCCATTGCCAAGGAGCTGAGGCCCGAGGACGTGGAGCTGGCCAGCATCGTCTACGCCGGTCTCGCGCTCGGATTCCGCGGGAAGTACCGCGAGCGGCCGGAGAAGCTCGCCGAGGTGCGCAAGAACACCTACCGGCTCCTCTCGGAGTACCTCGCGTCACAGAGCGACAAGATCACCCCGGAGGCCTACACGGTGATGGCCACGGCGGGAAAACGGCTCAACCCCGTCGTCACGCTCGGCCGCGTCGCGATCGTCAGCTTCGGCGTCCTGATCGGTTTCTGGCTCCTGACGTTCCTCTCCTGGGCCGCCCTGGTCGGAGAGATCAGGAACGTCGCCGACAAGCTGGGAGTCCTCTGA
- the tssK gene encoding type VI secretion system baseplate subunit TssK — protein MKKTPQVLWAEGMFLRPHHLQTAERYREEALQREIQRIQPFFYGLQSLDVAPDQLENFVFEIRDVSLKLKDGTALSSDSTLRLSPRSFKNELDKASGRMRVFVGVPVMRETAPNTFAAGEGPSGVDRRYVAENAEVLDENSGGNPQPVGVRRCNGKLFFGAESQEGYECIEVAVVERSGSGRNFPVLSREFIPSLTELGGSRTIQALCDGVTNRIEAKHRLLLTDVSQGRLTIQSDGTSGWQTIIKLQILGSFLFLFQQLTRIPRIHPFDVYTEFARLAGELSIFDDGKIPVKIPVYDHEKLGPCFHETCRVIEALLEKIVASRFVKVDFVLRDDLLVADLLEEWLAAQTEVFLAIEAEMEEKDLRGRIVTMKLGTVRDIPILRQRRLFGLDLELLKRTPAGLPQREDYFYFKIEKEGPYWANVVRDRNVALSDALDPKLKFSLYIITKPGS, from the coding sequence ATGAAGAAGACGCCGCAGGTCCTCTGGGCCGAGGGGATGTTCCTGAGGCCCCACCACCTCCAGACGGCCGAGCGCTATCGCGAGGAGGCCCTCCAGCGGGAGATCCAGCGGATACAGCCGTTCTTCTACGGCCTCCAGTCGCTGGACGTGGCGCCGGACCAGCTCGAGAACTTCGTCTTCGAGATCCGCGACGTCTCCCTGAAGCTGAAAGACGGCACCGCGCTGTCGTCCGACTCCACGCTCCGGCTCTCGCCGAGGAGCTTCAAGAACGAGCTCGACAAGGCGAGCGGCCGGATGCGCGTCTTCGTGGGTGTCCCGGTGATGCGCGAGACGGCACCGAACACCTTCGCCGCGGGCGAGGGGCCTTCCGGGGTCGACCGGCGCTACGTCGCGGAGAACGCCGAGGTCCTCGACGAGAACTCCGGCGGCAACCCACAGCCGGTCGGGGTCCGGCGCTGCAACGGCAAGCTCTTCTTCGGCGCCGAGAGCCAGGAAGGGTACGAATGCATCGAGGTGGCCGTCGTCGAGCGGTCGGGATCGGGGCGGAACTTCCCGGTCCTGTCCCGCGAGTTCATCCCGTCGCTGACGGAGCTCGGCGGCTCGCGGACGATCCAGGCCCTCTGTGACGGGGTCACGAACCGGATCGAGGCCAAGCACCGTCTCCTCCTCACCGACGTGTCGCAGGGCCGCCTGACGATCCAGTCCGACGGGACGTCCGGCTGGCAGACGATCATCAAGCTCCAGATCCTCGGCAGCTTCCTCTTCCTCTTCCAGCAGCTGACGCGGATCCCGCGCATCCACCCGTTCGACGTCTACACCGAGTTCGCGCGCCTCGCCGGAGAGCTGTCGATCTTCGACGACGGGAAGATTCCCGTGAAGATCCCGGTCTACGACCACGAGAAGCTCGGCCCCTGTTTCCACGAGACGTGCCGCGTCATCGAGGCGCTCCTCGAGAAGATCGTCGCGTCCCGCTTCGTCAAGGTCGACTTCGTCCTCAGGGACGACCTTCTCGTCGCCGACCTCCTCGAGGAGTGGCTCGCCGCGCAGACCGAGGTCTTCCTGGCCATCGAGGCCGAGATGGAGGAGAAGGACCTCCGCGGCCGGATCGTCACGATGAAGCTCGGTACGGTGCGCGACATCCCGATCCTGCGGCAGCGGCGCCTCTTCGGTCTCGACCTCGAGCTCCTGAAGCGGACCCCGGCGGGCCTCCCCCAGAGGGAAGACTACTTCTACTTCAAGATCGAGAAGGAGGGGCCGTACTGGGCGAACGTCGTCCGCGACCGGAACGTCGCCCTCTCCGACGCCCTCGACCCCAAGCTCAAGTTCTCGCTCTACATCATCACGAAACCCGGGAGCTGA
- a CDS encoding FHA domain-containing protein, whose amino-acid sequence MSVPPRSLTLEVWLGPMEGLRYAAEARQAMQLVRIGRLPFDRQTKDRNHLVLSVSAGVSGSHAEVRFAQGRIFLRDLGSSNGTFAAQQAVTTETEVKSGDIFLVSLTPVQVYLTSPLAAPPPFEPLPVSHWEGTACEPLIASAAECAAGRREGYVDTRHLLDAILRLDDPEVDELLAQGGVTRRAAREDLYKKTFYRESLAWLGEILVKPANLTGTFETAVVSPRVARFLDGARAAASSVAQPEEGTRLAARSVLAGLVADRFGPVGDWLSDRGITSVPAGFVGPATGGASSDSGQQRDEAERPAPRASAGKGRATTLLSEDIGDATASAGPSPFSRSAPPPPPPPPAPSPAESAVAPAPSRRPAPEPEPARDAAPERAGASAAPAPSAQREVPAPAPAPVAWGAPRTPAEILLDGRARELADELFVLAGELRFGVPDDRRRQLKRRVEKELAPLSKDARTRFLELLRRYFPVLPAGAGVDPEVPRLRRKLEELQKKAAEESPSKSVARTKSQQAGVPGTGLPLRQLVLGEDLAQADRNVLVLRKVIEYALAMEGMTLGLIQSLTMPGNETMAFKLPGFKETMRHFLHALEQGKPVSVQRVEEYLDELKKWQVAILAAFHQAPGEWFDRLWRRINPVTIESAPRSAGWKLRGEAAEWWDLYKIAVRDLSPDLVNDQILQGVARLSKEELEKLRKNQRGEHS is encoded by the coding sequence GTGAGCGTTCCCCCGCGGTCCCTCACGCTCGAGGTCTGGCTGGGGCCCATGGAAGGGCTCCGCTACGCTGCCGAGGCGCGGCAGGCGATGCAGCTCGTTCGGATCGGGCGCCTCCCGTTCGATCGCCAGACGAAAGACCGCAACCACCTCGTCCTCTCCGTCTCCGCTGGCGTCTCCGGGTCGCACGCCGAGGTCCGTTTCGCGCAGGGGCGAATCTTCCTCCGCGACCTCGGCAGCTCGAACGGGACCTTCGCGGCCCAGCAGGCCGTGACGACGGAAACCGAGGTGAAGTCGGGCGACATATTCCTCGTCTCCCTGACGCCCGTGCAGGTCTACCTGACGAGCCCGCTCGCCGCCCCTCCTCCGTTCGAGCCGCTCCCCGTGAGCCACTGGGAAGGCACCGCCTGCGAGCCGCTCATCGCGTCCGCCGCCGAGTGCGCGGCCGGCCGCCGCGAGGGCTACGTCGACACCCGGCACCTCCTCGACGCGATCCTCCGGCTCGACGACCCCGAGGTCGACGAGCTCCTCGCCCAGGGAGGCGTGACGCGCCGGGCCGCCCGCGAGGACCTCTACAAGAAGACCTTCTACCGCGAGTCTCTCGCCTGGCTCGGGGAGATCCTCGTCAAGCCGGCGAACCTGACCGGCACCTTCGAGACGGCCGTCGTCTCGCCGCGCGTCGCGCGGTTTCTCGACGGCGCGCGGGCCGCGGCGTCCTCGGTGGCGCAGCCCGAGGAAGGGACGCGGCTGGCCGCCCGGAGCGTCCTCGCCGGGCTCGTCGCCGATCGGTTCGGACCCGTCGGCGACTGGCTCTCCGACCGCGGGATCACGTCCGTCCCCGCGGGCTTCGTCGGCCCCGCGACCGGTGGCGCGAGCTCCGACTCCGGCCAGCAGCGGGACGAGGCCGAACGGCCGGCGCCGAGGGCCTCGGCGGGGAAGGGCCGGGCCACGACCCTTCTCTCCGAGGACATCGGCGACGCCACCGCCTCGGCGGGTCCCTCGCCTTTCAGCCGCTCGGCTCCTCCTCCGCCCCCACCGCCCCCGGCTCCCTCTCCCGCGGAGTCGGCGGTGGCACCGGCGCCGTCCCGCCGGCCTGCCCCCGAGCCGGAACCCGCCCGCGATGCGGCGCCGGAGCGAGCGGGGGCTTCAGCGGCGCCCGCTCCCTCCGCACAAAGGGAGGTCCCGGCGCCCGCACCGGCCCCGGTCGCCTGGGGCGCGCCGCGGACACCGGCCGAGATCCTCCTCGACGGCCGCGCGCGCGAGCTGGCCGACGAGCTCTTCGTCCTGGCGGGCGAGCTGCGGTTCGGGGTCCCCGACGACCGCCGCCGGCAGCTGAAGCGGCGCGTCGAGAAGGAGCTCGCGCCCCTTTCGAAGGACGCGCGGACCCGCTTTCTCGAGCTCCTCCGCCGGTACTTCCCGGTCCTTCCCGCCGGGGCCGGCGTCGACCCCGAGGTGCCGCGCCTGCGCCGGAAGCTCGAGGAGCTGCAGAAGAAGGCCGCCGAAGAGAGCCCGTCCAAGAGCGTCGCCCGCACGAAGTCGCAGCAGGCGGGCGTCCCGGGGACCGGGCTGCCTCTCCGGCAGCTCGTTCTCGGCGAGGATCTCGCCCAGGCCGACCGCAACGTCCTGGTCCTCAGGAAGGTCATCGAGTACGCGCTGGCGATGGAAGGGATGACCCTCGGGCTCATCCAGTCGCTCACGATGCCCGGCAACGAGACGATGGCCTTCAAGCTCCCCGGCTTCAAGGAGACGATGCGCCACTTCCTCCACGCCCTCGAGCAGGGCAAGCCGGTCAGCGTCCAGCGGGTCGAGGAGTACCTCGACGAGCTGAAGAAGTGGCAGGTCGCGATCCTCGCGGCGTTCCACCAGGCGCCGGGGGAGTGGTTCGACCGTCTCTGGAGGCGGATCAACCCGGTGACGATCGAGTCGGCACCGCGCAGCGCGGGGTGGAAGCTCAGGGGCGAGGCGGCGGAGTGGTGGGACCTCTACAAGATCGCCGTCCGCGACCTCTCTCCCGACCTCGTCAACGACCAGATCCTGCAGGGCGTGGCCCGCCTGTCGAAGGAAGAGCTCGAGAAACTCAGGAAGAACCAGCGAGGAGAACACTCATGA